The genomic stretch TCGTCGCCAGCGTCGGCAGCGCGGGCGCGACGACGGTCCGCACCGGCAGCGAGCAGGGCGGCACCGTCCTCCAGGTCGCCAGCACGATGGGCTTCACCCCCGGTCAGGCAATCACGATCGGCGAGGGTGCCGGCGCAGAGACCGCCACCGTCAAGGCGGCGCAGGGCGGGCGCGGCGGTGGCCGGATCACCGTCACCGCACCGCTGGGCCGGGCCTATGCTGCGGGGACGCAGGTGGCGGGCAGCGGCATCGCGCTCACCGCGCCGCTGACGCGCAGCCATGCTGCCGGAGCGCCGGTCACTGCGGAGCTACCCACGCCGGGCGCCGCGAACGCCTATGCGCGGCCAGCGCGACGCGAATAGGCGTCAGAACCGGAGGGTGACGGCCTTGCCGGTGTAGGAAACGCGCCGGGTGGCGGGCAACGCCGCCATCCCGCCCTTCGTCCCCGCGCCGACCAGCACGAGGTCCAGCGCGCGCTGGCGCGTCATGCCGGGAAAGCTGCCCCGGCGCGCGCCGATGGTCAGCGTCCGGGCGGCGTCGTTCCACACCAGGTCATAGGTCGCCCGCGCGCCCTTTTCATAGGCGTAGGTTTCGTTGTCGTCCTCATACAGCGTGAACCGCGCATCGGCGCCGGGATAGATGCGGACTTCATAGGCGGCACCGGGGTCCTGCGTCGCATATTGGACGTTCGGCCCCATCGGCACGATCGATCCGGCGCGGACATAGAGCGGAACGAGGTCCAGCGGCACCTGCCGCGTAACCCGGCGACCACCCTCGAACCGGTCGTTGCTCCAGAAATCATACCAGCCCGCGCCCTGCGGCAGATAGGTCTCGACGCTCTCGTCGAGCGCCGCCTTCGGTCCGCCCAGCGCCCGCCGCTCGCTCGGCCGGCGCCACGCGAGGCGCAGCACGCGATTGCCGTCGATCTGGTAATACTCGATCTCGACGCCGACAGCCTGTCCCTTGCGCAGCGAGACCGTCGCGCCCTTGTACCGCGCGGCACCCGCCGCCCAATCCTCGGCCACGGTCTTGCCGTCCAGCTTGAGCCGGAACCCGTCATTGCCCTCGACGCCGATCTCATACTCGCCGTCCTCGGGCGCGGTGATCGTCCCCTGCCAGCGCGCCGAGAAATGCGACAGGCTGGACAGCCCGGCGGGCAGTTCGGCCAGCGGCGGATCGGGCCAGTTGTGATCGACCTTCGCATCGACGAAGCGGCTGACGGGCTTCTCGAAATTCTCGCCCTCGAAATATTGCCCCGCCAGCCCGGGCTGGCCATCGGGCGTGCGCAGATACTCGCCGGGGATCGTCGCGGCGGGCGGCGGCAGGATATGGTACATCGCCCGCGTCACCGGATGGACCAGCAGCGACGGCCCGAACATAAAGCTGTCGTCGATCGTGTCGGTCGCCCGATCGTCGGGAAAGTCCATCATCAACGGCCGCATCAGCGTGTAGCCGTTCGCCGTAACCTGCCAGCCAAGTGAATAGATATAGGGCAGCATCCGGTAGCGAAGCTGCGTCGTCTTGAGCAAAGAGGCATAGACCGCCGGATCGAGCGACTTGAACAGATACGGCTCACGCTCGACATTGGTGCCGTGGATGCGCATGATCGGATTGAACGCCGAGAATTGCAGCCAGCGCGCGTACAGCTCGCGCCACGCCGGATTCTTCTCGCCGCCGGGGAAGTCCGCGACGAAAAAGCCGCCGGTATCCTGCGTCCAATAGGGGTTGCCGGTCACCGTGACGTTGACCCCGTCCGCCACCTGTTGCTTCAGCGTCTTCCAGCTCGCGAAGATGTCGCCGCTCCACGATGCCGCGCCCGTCCGCTGCGCTCCTGCCCAGCCCGACCGGGTGAGCGTAAAGACGCGCTTGTCGCTGGTCGCGCGCTGCCCGTCATAGGTGCCCTGCGTCGTCAGCAGCGAATAGGGGTTCAGATAGCGGGTGAAGTCGCCCAGCGCGTTGTTGCCCAGCGCCTTGGTATCGCGGATATTATCCTGCGCGTTCCACATCGCGCTGCTGACTTCGATCTCGGTGCCGTCCATCCACAGCGCGTCGACGCCCTTGTCGAGCAGCCCGGACTTGATGTGCTTGAAATAGATCTGGCGGCCCAGCGGACTATAGGCGTCATAGATGCGCGCGTGCTTCGAGATCCAGTGCAGCGGCGCGAACCGCAGGCCGTGCGAGTCCAGTTCGCGGGCGAGCGCGGTGTCGTTGCCGATCGACGGCCAGATCGACACCATCAGCTTCAGGTTCAGGTCGTGGACCTGCCGCACCATCCCCGCGGGATCAGGATAGCGGGTCGGGTCCCACGTCATCCCGCTCCAGCTGCCGTCCTTGTCCGAACCCCAATATTGCCAGTCCTGGACGATATAATCGAGCGGGAAGCCATCGGCGCGGAACGCGCGCGCGACGTCGACGAGCTGCTGCTGGGTCTTGTACCGCTCCTTGCTCATGAACAGCCCGAACGCCTGTTTGGGGACCATCGGCGCCTGCCCGGTCAGCGCGCGATATTCACCCACCACCGCGTCCGGCGTGTCCCCGGCCATGAAATAGTAATCGACACCGCCGGGCGCGCTCTCCGCCCACATCGATGCGCCCTCGGCATCGTCCTTGAACCGCATCTGCGAGTACGTATCCCACAGCACGCCGTATCGCCGCGAGGACATCAGCACCGGGATGATGATTCCGACATTGGTCTGGACGAGCAACAGGTCGCTGCCCCGGCGGTTGCTCGTGTCGGTGCCGTTGAAGCCCAGCCCATAGATCGCCTCGTCGGGGCGCAGCGTGAAGCGGTTGCTCGCCTCCAGCGTCGGCGCGCCCGAAATGGTGAGGGGTTTCAACGTCTGCGGCGCGGCGGCATTCTCTTCGGTATAGAGCTTCCCCGCCGCATCGAAGAAGCGCAGCGCGCCCGTCGCCTTGCGCACTTCGATGCGCAGCCGGGCGCTAGCGATCGTCAGGGTGTCGGCGGTCTCGGCGACCGTGAACTTCACCGCCACGGGCTTGCCGATCACCGCCAGGCTGGGCGCGGTCCAGTAATTCTCGCCCAGAGTGGCGTTCACCCGCACAATGCCGGCGCCATAGAAGATCAGGTTCTTGGTCACTCCGGCGACCTGAAGCTGGACGCCGTTTTCCAGTCGGACAAATGCGAACCCCGCATCGCCCGGCTGCCCCACCCGGATCAGGTGGCCGCGGTTATCGAGCCCGGTCTGTGCGGCGAGCGGGACCGTGCCCGAAGGCGGCGCGACC from Sphingomonas hengshuiensis encodes the following:
- a CDS encoding TIM-barrel domain-containing protein, with translation MAVGRKMGAVLVALMVSTAVHAVPVAPPSGTVPLAAQTGLDNRGHLIRVGQPGDAGFAFVRLENGVQLQVAGVTKNLIFYGAGIVRVNATLGENYWTAPSLAVIGKPVAVKFTVAETADTLTIASARLRIEVRKATGALRFFDAAGKLYTEENAAAPQTLKPLTISGAPTLEASNRFTLRPDEAIYGLGFNGTDTSNRRGSDLLLVQTNVGIIIPVLMSSRRYGVLWDTYSQMRFKDDAEGASMWAESAPGGVDYYFMAGDTPDAVVGEYRALTGQAPMVPKQAFGLFMSKERYKTQQQLVDVARAFRADGFPLDYIVQDWQYWGSDKDGSWSGMTWDPTRYPDPAGMVRQVHDLNLKLMVSIWPSIGNDTALARELDSHGLRFAPLHWISKHARIYDAYSPLGRQIYFKHIKSGLLDKGVDALWMDGTEIEVSSAMWNAQDNIRDTKALGNNALGDFTRYLNPYSLLTTQGTYDGQRATSDKRVFTLTRSGWAGAQRTGAASWSGDIFASWKTLKQQVADGVNVTVTGNPYWTQDTGGFFVADFPGGEKNPAWRELYARWLQFSAFNPIMRIHGTNVEREPYLFKSLDPAVYASLLKTTQLRYRMLPYIYSLGWQVTANGYTLMRPLMMDFPDDRATDTIDDSFMFGPSLLVHPVTRAMYHILPPPAATIPGEYLRTPDGQPGLAGQYFEGENFEKPVSRFVDAKVDHNWPDPPLAELPAGLSSLSHFSARWQGTITAPEDGEYEIGVEGNDGFRLKLDGKTVAEDWAAGAARYKGATVSLRKGQAVGVEIEYYQIDGNRVLRLAWRRPSERRALGGPKAALDESVETYLPQGAGWYDFWSNDRFEGGRRVTRQVPLDLVPLYVRAGSIVPMGPNVQYATQDPGAAYEVRIYPGADARFTLYEDDNETYAYEKGARATYDLVWNDAARTLTIGARRGSFPGMTRQRALDLVLVGAGTKGGMAALPATRRVSYTGKAVTLRF